TAAATTACCTATGGACACTGATTATACTGTGTTTCATACGTTTATATGTCTATGTTATGTAAACCCTTGTAATTTCTGCTTATTATATCATATATTTGTGAACCAATGTTTGTAATCTCTTTCATAAATTTAATAAATTTGTGTTTGATGATAACTGTGCAGAATAATATTTATGTTTGATACTCCATATAATTTTGAAATTGTAAATTTATCTTCCGATTTTCATGTACGAGCATTCACCTTGCGTCCACTAGTAAGAAACTTCCTTTCCCGATGTTACATAACATGATAAAAACGATTGGAATATTTTGACTTTGGTACCCATTAAATGGTGTGCCTTTgcatttggtgcctaactttgtccaactttgagtttggtgcccagttaACCGATTGACATTGTTTAACCGTGTTtaaccgtgttgaccatccactTTACACTTAGAATTGTGAAATTCAAGGTCCCTCAAATAATTTTTGCATTCATCTACGTTCGACCATTCTTGGCCAACAAAGAACTTTGATGAATTCATCTAGTCATTTCACGATTTTAAGTGTAAAATGGATGGTCAACAATGGTCAAACAAAATCAATcggttgactgggcaccaaattcaAAGTTGGACAAAATTACGCACTAAACGTAAAGACATACCATTTTATAGAcaccaaagtcaaaatatcccaaaACGATTTTGGGTTGAGGAGTCCCAAGTTTCTCAGCTTTACCACGCTTACTCATTGGATTCTTATTGCCTTTAGCTTCAACCCATTCCCATCCTACTTTCCTACGCCCTAGTCTCCCATCTGTGTCTGCAAAAGACAAATGATCCCTTTCCACCATTGTCAACAAGTGATGCTGCTGTACGTTTCATGCCCCCTTAGCTGAAATTAAATTTGAATTCCCTAAAAATGATGTCAGGACGTCAATATCGCCACGCCCATGAGTTATATGTTGATCtgctcttgtggttaattcaggCATATTTGTTATTGGGATACTTCAACTACTTCAAAAACTaacactacaaaacagaaggcctTTTGGGACGGCCAAAAAATGTCCCAAGAGGACAGAAAACCATCCCAAAAGatattagggacggtttatgtaccgtcTCCTGTTCCACCGTCATTATTACTATttggccatgttttctttttggaacggacatattttagccttgatttaaatattttatgactattaggAACGATCAGGCCATCACCGTTccaaatatccttctttagggacggttttttcaaaacAGCCAGCGACCACTCCTATTTGTAAGTTATCATTGCTCTCATTTCCAGGACCACTCCTATTTGTAACCTTAAAAACTATTGCTGTAGTGAGACCACCGCCATTTTCATCCGCAGTTTGGGTTGCACATGGTttaaaagttggaaaaaaaaagaaaaaaataaattattttaggTTTCACATATATATACGTGTGTAGGGGTGACAGGGAAATCAAATCACTAAGATATACTGTTTTATCCATCtaccatagatttttttttttcatctaccATAGTTGACTATATCCTTGaacctcttttttcttttaaatccACAAAAGTTTGGACCATTTTCGCATTGGTGCATGTTATCCTTGCACAGAGATCATGCTAATCTTCTCTGCATCATTCATATTTTATCGATTGTCCTTGAAGCGGACCGTAGTATCCGGAAGCGAGAACAGGGACGGAAATACGAATcgtaaaaaaattttaaaaaaaaatattcggaaaatgaGTTGAAAACGCAAATTACTCTTTTTCAGAAATCTTAATTATATTATTAGTTTTCCAATTTCGTAACCAAAAAAAAGTCAAACcttaaatattttaaaaaatgtTAATAATGTGCAAGAGTATTTCTCAGTCATTGACTTTTTTTTTGCCCCTTGTGTTTGTTACGAGCCAACTCGACTTTGTGCTTGGCCACCAGCATCCATTTCTATATTTATCATTGAGTTTGAAGATATATCCACGGTAGaataacaaaagaagaagagaaagaatttGTTTGGTGGAACTATGGAAGTATGAGTAACGACTTTATTATATATATAGTTTCAGGAGAAAATACTCTGGTGTGGTTAAAAGTTGTATCAAGATATTTACACCAATTAGAAAAATACTCTTCCTAGAGCTTATGGCCACACCGGAGAATATTTACACCAATTAGAAATCTTTATACAAAgtttaaaatatttaataataaatTCTATAACTTTTAGTCCCACAGAGAATATTTAGACAAATAGGAAATTGTTTTACAAAATTCAGAACACTAATAACCTCAGGGGCTTAAATAATCCAAAATGTAAAATAATACTGCACGGGCTACGTACATTTAAGAAATGAGTAACTAATATGAGCCCGTGCAGCGCACGGGCGCACATCTAATATAGAGTAAGATCTGAAGTGATATCAACGATATCAAATTTCTTATCTGATTACAAGAAACTAAATATTGGAAATCGGTGAGAATTAACTTCACGTTGGAGTTAAGTTTACGTGGAGATTAAGTTTCTTAATGGAAACATCAATCACCGCAACAACAATTAATAAAACTAttttttccaaagaaattctCATCTTACATTGATCCTTTGGTGTATAGATAGATTAGAGTTTTACTGCCTCACACTTGTATATGTGTTTTCCCCCCTCCGAAATGCACATGCTTATTCTAGATTCCCAAATTGTGTGTTGGGTCAATTCATTTTATTCCCTCAATCTTCATCGTCAAACCAGATTCTCACTTTTTTGGCAAGAATGATTTAGTCCCTTGTAACATATTTTTTGATGTCAGTTGGTGTTGATGTAATGTTTGGGGGAAGACAtggattttgagtttatgatCCCATGGTTGACTTTGCTTGTTTGATTCATATCAATTGTTACCGACTTGACTTTGTAAACCCAAAATGTTCGGGTCCGGAATCTAGATACATTCTGTTGAGTTCATGTTGGGATTGGTTGGAACTTGAGGTCATGTTTCTGACAAGTTGGGAGCGCGTTTTTTACATGTTAAGATGGCGTTCCTCATACGAAACTTATTTGGTAATGTAAATTCGcgaattttaagaaaattcgatACGCCCTTTCACGTTTCTGGTTACTAAGAGCGGGACTATATCCTCCAGcctttgaaagaaaaaagaaaataaataaaaatagaaaatgagCAGTCCTCATAAATGGGTTCAACTTGGAGAAAGCGGGAAACTCACTACATTGGTCAAATATCGGTACCACAATGTTATATATAGAGAGGTTAGTTAGTATTACTTGATCACCATCTTCATCAATATACCTGCATCATCTACGAACGCTATATACAGCAATACTCGAAATATCATTCATTCAACCATGGCCAAGAACATCAGCAAGTTCCTCAGTTTCTTTTTATTCGCTTTGATTTCCATCCCGACCTCTTCTTCGACCAGTAAGTGTACATTACTATAAATAGATAGATTTATAGTTCACTaattatacaatttttttttaatttatctaATCGTTAGTTAATTTAATATCAATCAGGGATGCTACTCCAGGAGGTTCAGGAATTAGCACCTTTCTGCACAGAATATAACCCAGATTTACGATGCGCTACTCCCTGGGACCCAGAATTTACATGCCCAGCAGGTCAGCATCCGTGCAGGAGCAACTGTGGAATTTCAAAATGCCTGGCACCTTTCTGTGCAGAATATAACCCAGCGCTACGATGCGGTACCCCCTGGAACTCAGATTTTACATGTCCAGAAGGTCAGAATCCGTGCAGGAGCAACTGTGGCAGATCAAGATGCCTCGCAAATTAGAGACTTCAGGCTCATTGTACCGCAGTTCATACATATGTACCTTTATAATTGTTGTTTGTGTGTCAATAGTATTGTGTTTTCTCCTCTTAATAATTTGATGTAGATTACTACATCATAGTCTTATGTACCCATGTTTGTATTTTTATTCCCTAAATTTGAAGTGGACTGCGTGTGGAAgttgtgtttgataaaatgcaAACTTTTTAAATAAAATTCAGGTTTAAGATCGGGTACAAAGATGTCAAGCCCATCTCATACAATATTTCTAGTTCTACTACTCTTGTGGAACTAGTAATATCACTCACACTTTTAAAATCTGGTCACCAATGCTTGCGGCCGGGTACCTTTCACACTTTTAAAATCTAGAAATATCACTCACActtttaattgggggccataaatATTAATTGGGGCCGTGACATTTTATTTGCACCGCATATAAAATATATTAGAGTCGTATTAATCCGAATATGAAAATACTATTTTATTCTTgaaatttattttttcttcaaaataacgACTCAAATTAACGACCCTACAAAGAAAATAACGACTTTTAAGGATCGTCATTGTCGTATTCAACAGTATTACGACCCTTTTAATGCATTTCTTTCATTAATGACTCTTCGACCATAACGAACCTTTTTAGGCAATAAAGACTGTCCATGAACGACACTTCTAAAACATTAAGGACTGTTGTGAGTCGTCTATATACataatcaattccctgacgacatTTTAAAAACAATAACGACCCTTTCAAAGGATCGTCGAGGAATTGATTATATATATGACGACTCCAAACAGTCGTACATGCATCGTTTTTCCGCCATTAATGACTTCGaagaagataacgactctttttTAGACAAGAACGGTTATTTAAAGTCGTCAATGAAAGGACTGCAAAATTAACGATTGTTTAGGGGCGTCATTGAAAACTTCAATACCGtaacgatttttcatacaaatcagggcaaaaaaaaaattccaaacaaaaatttttttaaaaaaaagttaaactctaattaagtaagattatcaaTAATTAATTATGATTATCACTAATTTTATAAGGGTAAATTAGTCATTTAAAAAATTTGGATAACTGATGGCTCAAATTAGATTTTAGTGACCATTTTTTTATCCTGTAGTGAgggccccaattaaactaggcttTCAAATCACGATTTTTTCCGTCAACTTTGATTGAAGATTTATCATTTTTGCTATTTCCGCTTCCATTTTTTACCCCTCCATCGCCGTTGAAAAGATATTATATGAACATGTTACTTTACAGGATCTTTCAAAGATAGTTAGGATTTTATATAAGGTTCACATGCGACATAATGGTATGTTAATTCAACCTCCGTAAGAGGTAGCAGTGACAGGCTGACGCGCTTTAAGAATGTACTATTTGAATTTCGGGCTAACAGGAAAGAAAGTACGTACTAGGTAATTAAGTTTTCACCAAACTTCAATTTAAATATCCTTTAAGGAAATAATGTTTTTACGATAGAAATAAAAATGAAGGATGAACCGATACTTGGAAAAGGTGCCTGGCGGATGTTTTAATCGCTATGGGCATTCTCTTATCTTGTTCCTAGTTTTAATTGATATGGATAATGTTTTGCCTATTCCATTTCCTACTGCATACTGTATTTCATTGTATAATGGATACAAGTTGATATCGATCATNNNNNNNNNNNNNNNNNNNNNNNNNNNNNNNNNNNNNNNNNNNNNNNNNNNNNNNNNNNNNNNNNNNNNNNNNNNNNNNNNNNNNNNNNNNNNNNNNNNNNNNNNNNNNNNNNNNNNNNNNNNNNNNNNNNNNNNNNNNNNNNNNNNNNNNNNNNNNNNNNNNNNNNNNNNNNNNNNNNNNNNNNNNNNNNNNNNNNNNNNNNNNNNNNNNNNNNNNNNNNNNNNNNNNNNNNNNNNNNNNNNNNNNNNNNNNNNNNNNNNNNNNNNNNNNNNNNNNNNNNNNNNNNNNNNNNNNNNNNNNNNNNNNNNNNNNNNNNNNNNNNNNNNNNNNNNNNNNNNNNNNNNNNNNNNNNNNNNNNNNNNNNNNNNNNNNNNNNNNNNNNNNNNNNNNNNNNNNNNNNNNNNNNNNNNNNNNNNNNNNNNNNNNNNNNNNNNNNNNNNNNNNNNNNNNNNNNNNNNNNNNNNNNNNNNNNNNNNNNNNNNNNNNNNNNNNNNNNNNNNNNNNNNNNNNNNNNNNNNNNNNNNNNNNNNNNNNNNNNNNNNNNNNNNNNNNNNNNNNNNNNNNNNNNNNNNNNNNNNNNNNNNNNNNNNNNNNNNNNNNNNNNNNNNNNNNNNNNNNNNNNNNNNNNNNNNNNNNNNNNNNNNNNNNNNNNNNNNNNNNNNNNNNNNNNNNNNNNNNNNNNNNNNNNNNNNNNNNNNNNNNNNNNNNNNNNNNNNNNNNNNNNNNNNNNNNNNNNNNNNNNNNNNNNNNNNNNNNNNNNNNNNNNNNNNNNNNNNNNNNNNNNNNNNNNNNNNNNNNNNNNNNNNNNNNNNNNNNNNNNNNNNNNNNNNNNNNNNNNNNNNNNNNNNNNNNNNNNNNNNNNNNNNNNNNNNNNNNNNNNNNNNNNNNNNNNNNNNNNNNNNNNNNNNNNNNNNNNNNNNNNNNNNNNNNNNNNNNNNNNNNNNNNNNNNNNNNNNNNNNNNNNNNNNNNNNNNNNNNNNNNNNNNNNNNNNNNNNNNNNNNNNNNNNNNNNNNNNNNNNNNNNNNNNNNNNNNNNNNNNNNNNNNNNNNNNNNNNNNNNNNNNNNNNNNNNNNNNNNNNNNNNNNNNNNNNNNNNNNNNNNNNNNNNNNNNNNNNNNNNNNNNNNNNNNNNNNNNNNNNNNNNNNNNNNNNNNNNNNNNNNNNNNNNNNNNNNNNNNNNNTGGACTTATGTTGCTagcctttatggtttaaaaaataatgtcgcTCGTGTGTTTGAACTGAAACGTAAAATTGTTGAAGCCGAACAAGGTGATAAAATCTTTACTGAGCATTATGGGTAGTTAAAGAAAAAGTGGGATGAACTAAATTGTTATCGTCCTCACACAACTGATGCGAAATCCCATTTAAAAAGGgttgaagaagataaaatctttGATGTGGTTAGTAGCCTCAAACCATAATATGAATCTCTAAGAAGTAATATTCTCACGAGTGCTGAATTACCAAGCCTGTCTAGTGTTTGTGTGACTGTGCAGCGTGAAGAAACACGAAACAAAGTCATGAATCCTATTCATAAAGGCACATCAGATCTGGATGCAGCTGAATCTAGTTCCCTTTTAATCCAAAAATATATAAGAGAAGAGCGTTGAGAGTGTAGAACGGAAAAGGTTTTCATGGTAAGGGTAAGTGAGAAGTTTTTTATTGTGATTATTGTAATAAATATGGCCACAGCAAGGACCGATATTGGTAGATTTATCAtcattttaaatttaattttgaaAAGAACAAGACTGCCCAAGCTGCGGTTGCTGGTAATACTTCATTTACCATGAGACAATTGAAGGAATTTTTTCAACAGTGGGGTAATAAATCATATCAAAATTCCACCCATGCTTTAGGTAACTTGCTTGCTTTTTTTACATCGACTACTTCAAAATTTGGTTCTTGGATTATTTACTCGGAagcaacaaatcacatggatattgATTCTTCTTTGGTTCATCATTTTATTCCTAGTTCTCATAAACATGTTTCTGTTGCAAATGGTACCACACTTCCTGTGCTAGGAAGtggaaaaattaatttttttttctaagtgTCCACCTTTTGATGcattttttgttccatattttcctACTCAGTTACTATTTCTAGGAAAGATCACTAATTCTCGGAATTGTGATGTTACATTTACTCCTACTTCGGTCATCTTTCAGGATCGAAAGACGAAGAAAACAATTGGTAAAGGCATATATTATCGTTGACTCTACATGTTAAGTTGCAGTGACACGGCGTGTCTTATCGAAAGCTCTAATCAACGTTCTATTTTTCATAAACAGCTCGGGCATCCATCCGGTCTTATTTTGTCTAAGATTTTTCCTTCAATTTCTGTTAACTCTCAAGTTTCTGATATTTGCCAATTTTCTAAACAGTCTCGCTTATCATTTCCTAATTCTGTGTCTCGATCTACTATGGATTTTGAGTTAATTCATTCAGACTTATGGGGTCCTACTCCCATTGATTCGTATGATgggtataaatatttttttatatttataaatgATTGGTCTCGTGCTACATGGATATACTTACTCAAATCCAAAAATGAAGTTTCATCTGTTTCTGAAGAATTTTATCTCATGATACGTAGGGGAAAATGATCACTTATATTTTACAAAAAAGAGACCATATAGAGGGTCCTCCTTCCATTCTTTAGTTGATGTGAATTTCAATTGTAGGGGAAAAATATCGCACACTTAATTATCATGCGAAGTGACTACATTAAACAGGAGCGAGCTCCATCGCACACAACATTCCTTGGATGACGAAACTGATGACGTAACGAGTAAAGTGTGGAAGTTGTGTGAAGTTAAAGAGCACGTGCGAGAACATCACACATTAGATCCGAAAATAAGCACTTTATTAGATGtcttccactatgtaaacacatatataaagagaaaggcatgaGAAAGAGAAAGGAGGGATACACATTTTGAAAGGGAGacacatcatcttcttcctgcATCACCTAAAACTAGATCTAAAGCTCCAAATAATCATTAATGGTCATTCTAAATGTAACATTCATGTAATtacaacaatcatagtgaaaaaCCATGGATGTacatcacattgatcgaaccatataaaaaaaattcttgtgtCCATTTTATCATTTTAGCACTctaatcatcatttttatgtttagatctagaaattattaaTGGGTGTTAGTTGTGGAATTTCCTGTAACTACAACAATTATATGCACACACTGTTTGAAGTTGCATTCTATCCGCCACTCACGAAGTCAAGATTACAAGCTCAAAACTTATAATCCCATGCTTCGCTCGATCAGTCGGCTCAATCTGGCGGCCGAATAAATTAGATACCGTGATTCGTTCAGTTTATGTTAAGGCATATTTTGACATGTATGTGTTTACACCTTAAGTTCAAACTtgtttttagagatattccaacTCAAAAAACCAGAATCCATATATGATAATTTGTTGAGGCAAGCTCGTACTAGTATTCGAAGAGGATATACCATATGATTCTGTCATTTTCTCCAATAAAACTGACATTTGTCATGTGTCAACCCATGTTGTTCATACAGGCCGACCTTGAATTTCCATTTAAAATTAGTGTTTGTTATCGAAATTAATGTTTTAAATTTGTACTATATATAGACAGAGATAAGTTAGTCAGCATTACCTAAAAATAATCAGATTTGTCAATACAAAGCACATAGACTATCAACTGTATCGAAAAAGAAAACTCATTTATTCAATCATGTCCAAGACCACCAGTTTGTTCCTTtgcttcttcttattttccttgaTTGCCATGCCGACCTCTTCTGCTACCAGTAAGTGTACTTTCTAAAAGTTTAAATAATGATCAccatttcttaatttctgttcgTAAATCTAAATATCTATTAATTGAATATTTGAATATCAACCAGGGATGATACTTCAGGA
This DNA window, taken from Papaver somniferum cultivar HN1 chromosome 3, ASM357369v1, whole genome shotgun sequence, encodes the following:
- the LOC113361803 gene encoding uncharacterized protein LOC113361803, coding for MAKNISKFLSFFLFALISIPTSSSTRMLLQEVQELAPFCTEYNPDLRCATPWDPEFTCPAGQHPCRSNCGISKCLAPFCAEYNPALRCGTPWNSDFTCPEGQNPCRSNCGRSRCLAN